Below is a window of Perca fluviatilis chromosome 6, GENO_Pfluv_1.0, whole genome shotgun sequence DNA.
CCCTATAATAATCTTTCATTCAAAATGCTAAACTGTAATCTGTTtcacacagcaacaaaaaaacagatggGAAGGTGTTATTTTCATCAGTTTACACAGGTATGAACTTTACCACCTTAAATGTCAGAGCTGTCTTGTTCATATGAAATCAGTTGACAGGCAAAGACTCTCTTTGAAATACATTGGGTGGATAAAAAAACCTCCAGTCCAGTGAAACAACTTACATCATTAATCAATCAGCATGTGATGAATGAGTCACATGATGAGACTCATTCATGACATAAATCATTCTTGCCCTTTGCCTGGATAACAGGGACTAAGCAAAATGGGAGAAGGTAGGATAAGCAGGCAGATGCTCCCCATCATCAGGCCCCTGTAAAGCGGGCAGAATCACTATTGGGAACTTGATCTCGGGGTCTGAAGCATACTTGACATCCAGATAGACCTGTGGTGGACAAATAGCACTTATCATACCGATCATGCATCCCCTGTTGTCATAAGGACCTATAGTTTTGGGAAGAGAGATACACACCCTGAGTCTGTACTCTGCTTTGATGATGTTGCAGTTTAAGATGGACGCACACGTGGTGGGAGGGATGGTGATGATCCTGGTGACAGTCTGACCTGCAGAAGGTGGGATGGCGTCACCCACCTCTTTCAGGATGTCTTTGGTTTCcactttcctcttcctctttgcaAAATAACTGCACTTTAAATACAGACAGTATTTGGGCTTGATGTCACGAGATGATCTGTTCTGAATGGATGTCACAACCTTTATGCCTTCCcctgcaaaacaaaacatgctctCATAAATATAAAGATCCCTCTTACTCTCTAGTTGATGCCTACATATAAGTTATAGACAGCAATAATCTCATTCTGaatgcaacattttaaattattaacAATATTATAAAATCAAAGGTGGCTGCATTAGTTGTAGACACATGATAAATTTAAGCCCCTCTATTATTTAAATGCTGTGTCAGAATGCAATGTACTTGAATTGTCTCTGATACTGTTAAAGTATATAACTCTTATTCTGATACTGTATCCGTCTCAAACTATATCCCGAATTAGAAACCTGCATTTTAGAGGTATTTCAATcattaattttaattatttaaattaattaattatcacTTTAACCTAGTGTATTTAAGTTTTGCTGAACAGCTTTGTAGAACAGTCTACAGTTAGGAATACGGAGTagacaaatgttaaaatgtagcctaacaGCGAAGGGTCACACAGTCTGCATACTGACATGGTATTTTTTTTATGCAACCATATCGATCTTAactttgctaacattagccaccatagGCTACTGGTCATACCATACCACGTAAAGTTGTAGTAGAAAACCCTTGAGTGTACTGAATGCAGCAAATGTGCTCCACCAGTAATTAGTAATGCAGCAAATGTGCATTTGAATGCTTACTATCAAAATTCATATACAATATAgctttaaatatacatttttgtttttttaaaaggagcaACCTTGAACCCAGAAGATATTTGGATTATCTCTCTGACGATACTATTATTACATGTGTCATTTATTGTTGTCTTATCTTTAGACGATAAAAATGCTCCATGAGCAAAAGGACTTTGACATGGTTCAACATGCGAAGAGTTTATTTCTGAAAGCAACCCACTGTTATGATAATCTGTggagtgtctgtgtatatgtatacagtAATTCAatcattgtagatcacacatggTATGAAATTACCTTGGTAGTAGCCTGTTCGTGCAATGTTTACATCCATGCCTACTGTCCCCGATGTAAAGagcttcatttttttattagtgATACTGTGCTGTGGAGTCTGGCAGACAAAGAAAAATGAGTAACGGATAGTGTTACTTCTCATTACTGCAGCAGTGTCAAAGTCAAACACCAAACCCATTggatgccgtgtgtgtgtgtgtgtgtgttaattaaGTAATTCCTGCTGTCAATCAAAACCATCTAACTGGTAACTGAGAAAGAGCCATGCTGTAATCCAAGTCCAACTATGTCAAAACAATCTCCaaggacagagggagaaagagggagggcaAGAGGAATAGAAAGAAAGGATCAggaagcagaaagagagagagggggtaaatgagagatagagggagggggagaaagagatggagataaCTACTAAAAAAAGCCCCTTCTGCAGACTTTCATCCTCTCCAGAAAAGCCTCCATcgacccttgtgtgtgtgtgtgtgtgtgtgtgtgtgtgtgtgtgtgtgtgtgtgtgtgtgtgtgtgtgtgtgtgtgtgtgtgtgtgtgtgtgtgtttaaggtgTGTACCATCAGCAATGGATCACTGTTCAGGTTTCCTTTGCAAAGGAGAGTGAACTTCACCTTAGCTTTGGTGTCTACTCTCATTGACCTGCTCAGATTTGCCTCCAGTGTGTACTGTATCTTTCCATATGAGCCTTTGAAGGAGGATGGCAGGTCTCTGGCACACATggcaacacaaaatacaaaacagactGGATGATGGACAGTAAATACTCTTTCAGTAGCACTATATTTAGATTGGCTCAGGTTGTTACTTACAAAGCAACAAGAGCAACTACATTATGTAGCTACTCATGTCAAGTGGAAATGAAGCACACACTTCAATTAGTTTATGATTAAAGGCACTGATACAAAGAATATTGGGCTAATTCTTTTGAGACAACTCACTCTGCAGGGATCTGGAAGTTGTAAGGGTAGACATGGGAGCCCTGGCCAACAACATTATTACCTGAAAGgcaagaaagttactttatgtgGCTTCCATCACTGATTATGGCAATGTTTATTAATCAGAACATAATACATTTCTAGGACAGAAGTGGGAGATTTTTTTAAGAACAACCTGTTGCTGTTATAATTGGCATTTGCTGTCTCTGTGAATGGGTCAAAAACACCCAAATCACCTCATTAAAAGTGTTgttataatgtataatgtaaggtaaatcctttttcattttgtttaaatgCAGATGGTAGCATGTTGAATGTCTTTAATCTCCCCAGTGGAAAATTAACACAAAAGGAAACGATGTAAcagatttaataaaaagaaatacaccgAAAGAGTTAGcggatatataaaaaaagacaaaaagtcaACTTTTCATATCatgtgttaagtatttttaaAGTGTGCCACATGAATaaacaattaataaaataaatcatttttttctaaattgaaTGACATCACTTACCCTGGCCCTCCTGAATGATAACTTGCTTGATACTGAAGTACTTCTCTTTGTTACTGTACATTACGATTGTCCTCCCATGCGTTTCAGTCCATTTGACTTGTGCTTTTCCCTTCAGCTTTACACTGAGTGAATCTATTTTGCAGTCTTTTGACAGTTCTAGTGTAATGTGTCCTGTAATACAGTCACCACTGGTGAAAATATCACTGTGGTTTATGGGATTATATCCCACTGAAAAGCTCTTAACCCTATCTGACATGTTATACTGTGTGACCAAGCAAAGCTGTAAGCACAAGGCAAGTGTCAGGTGAGACAGTGAGGACAGAGATTATCTCTGCATGCAGATAGACACTCTGGTTTTGGTAATAATTAAGCCGCAATACTTCAATAAACCTTGCTAACTGATTGGAACCGGATTGGTAAATGAAGAATTATGGCTCTAAGAATATAAAAGGttactttggagaaagaaaatAGATATAATGTAATATCAAATGAATGTTTCTTGCATGAATTAATGCAGTGGTTAAACAACACTATTTAATGGATGAACTTATTCTTTCTGTGTGCAACTGCTGACAACATATGCTGCTACAGGCTGCTGCTGGCTCTCCTTCTGTGGGTGTGTCTAACACCTGTCAAACACATCATAAGCAGAGATAATGTGAGCTAAACACATTGCTGGAAATAATGACTATGTGGTATTCAGGCAAATTCCATCAGTGCACTTTTGGTGTGTCTATAGGTGTGAGGATGAACATCGgcaaaaatcaatttttttacagaaatgtgttgCGGAATCCCAAATCATCTTTAAATGTTATTCTGGTGAACAGTTCTTAGAGAGTAACGCAttttttatatagcacttttgaAAACCCAGAGTTACATAGTGCTCCATAGTAAAAACTTTgaagaatgaataaataattacTACACATACCCATATTGTACTAGTGACCTGTGCACTCACACATGATTCATTTTAATACAGTTGAGTATATTACCTATTATAGTACAACAACAAATAATTTAGTGTGAAACTCTACATAACGGGTGATATCAGAGTGTCTTGAAAACAACCGTGTAAAGTTGTAAAGTACCAGTCCCAGAGTCACTGTGTTCGACTGATAATTTCATTAGCTCCTTGATTACCTTTGACAGTGATATCCTTGGTGCGTGCTATTTGCTGGGGTTGAAATCATTATGTGTCATCAAGGAACAGCTATGTGAAATATCTATTGCAGTGGTAAGCAGTTCTTAGCATTCATTTGAAAGGTTTGTGTgattttctcaaagaaaaggtGAAGCGAGCATGATGAGCAAAGCCTCCAAATTTAGCAGCTGAAACCATGCTGTAACCTTGTGCGTTTGCTGTCCCCTATAGGAAACCATATGCACTGCACCATGTTTGCAACCAAGACACAGTGTCAAAAGAGCaaaatctgttttactgtaaaaagCTGATAACAATTGGACATGGACATGAAAacgattaataaaaaaaaacaacattttgatGTAAAACATGCAAACATTACAGATGTTTATCCTACTGCAATTGTATGACAATGTTGAAGAATACTTTATCCTAAAACTATAAAGACAATATagaattattattagtattatataTTATGACACACCCAAGACCTGAGGGATCATGTGGTGACATCAGAGAGGGAGCACCATAAGAGAAGGCGGAGTCCTTGGTGAAGAATTGGGACACGATGGGACATGGAGGTGGTGGAGCGGGTGTCTAGTAATCACAAGGTTTCTGGTTTGATCCCTGTGTCCTGGAGCAAGGCAAACCACTCCTGCTGAGCAGGATGGCAGTTTGGCAGCCTCTGCCattagtgtgtgaatgtgtgtgtgaatgttggcATGTGTTGTAAAGCTAGAAAAGCATTAAATACAGGCCATTTACCATTTATGCTGTTTGCACTGTAGGTCTTAGCTTTAATGGACAAGAAAGTGTGAACACATACAAGAAATTTTACTCTggctttttgttgctttcaaagcacatacacagaaacagacatacGGCTAAACACAAGGAAAATAAAGCTGAACAAGGTAAACATAAATATCTGACAACTATGTAAAATATAAGTTTGTATATAAAAAGTGtatatgcatacacatacatacgtatgtgtatcatcatcatcatcatcatcatcatcatcatcatcatagagAACATTACCCTTACTATAGCTACACTAATTTAGTCAGATTATATAGTAAAATAAGTTTTTCCTTAGAAAACAGTATGCATATGACAATAGTTAATATGTAAAAGATATGATGGAAGTtgagatgaaaagaaaaaaaaaaacatcctacaCTTACAATAATATATTCCAAATCTTCACATTAAATGTTTTTCGGACTACCTGAGACAATCCCCCGAAGATTCGGCTGGGGCACAGTAATATATTTTCCATTTTGACACGAACAGGTGAAATGTACCTGAATGTTGACAGTAGACATTAAAAATGGAATGTAGATAATAAAATCTCAGCCATGGCGGAAGTAAAAATATTCAAACTGTAACATCTTTTCCCCCCAATAATACACTAAAATAGAATACATTGACATTAATccatagataaaaaaaaaaaagcatactcTGAACACTGAATGAAGGCAGTATAATGCTGTGGGGCAGTTTCCACAATTTTTAACAGAATGATAATTTTCAGTTACAGTACTTATTTGACACTATTACGATTACAATAATCTCTCCCAGCAACAAGTCAGACTGAGAAATGACAGTATGTTGTTTCCACCATCATGTTATGTTAGATACATATTGAAACTCACAAATGAGGTGGCTGGTGAGCGCAAACGGGTGTCACACAGGATGATGGGAAACAGTACTGTGAGGTCGGGGGAAGCTCTTACGCTGAGGCTCACCTATAGTAGACATAATCTGATAAACAGACCAATCCAAAACAGATATAAGAATTATAATCAGCTTTAGATGTATTTAAAGTAGCAAAAACAAATCCAGCATCATATAGCTCTGCCCTCATCAGACCACCAGACAGTCGTTGGTACCAACCTGAATAAAGTAATTGACCTCCATGATGCTGCAGTTATAGATGGTGAGCATGCTCTCAGTGTGCACGTCAGAGGTGTGAGCTCTGTTGGGCTGTCCAGTCAATGACTGCATATTTTTTAAAGCCACCATCTTTTAGTCTGTTTTGTGGCTGTAGAAAACCTGTTTTTGTTGCAGTATCTCCTTTGGAGTAGCTGTTCGAGATGAAGCATTACTAAACTCGCAAATTATTTTGGCAGTTTCGCATAGAGGAAGAACAGAAACCATTTTTGGATGTAGTTATTTCCAGCAAATTTGTTAAGCTTCAAACATCACTGTTATGATTATACAGATGTGTTGATGGTTAGAAACAGTACCAATGATGAAGGCCACTGAGAAGTAAACTTCACGCAAAAAAGCAAAATGGTTTTCcaaatatttaatgttttatttatttagattttgtattttaatgacAGTGCCACTTTTCATTTCCTTTCGGACGATGTGTCACACTTAATGAGGCCATGTCTTGAAAAAGGTCACAGTTTAgcagtggaatgtaactaagacCATTTCCTCAAGTACTGTTTAAGGACAAATGCAAGGTAAATGTACTTTTTTACTGCACTAGATTTGTCTGACAActatagttacttttcagattacaaTTTTCCATCCCCTTCCTGTCAGTAAAAACCACACAACAATTTGgtaaatctttttttgtgatACACTGAAGGATAAGTGTTCCTTTATGAGTTGAGGAAATTGTCCTacttcttaagctaaataaactatttaatcaggatcagctggaaaatgcatcgtcacaaagctggaaacagctgttttagtgacaccatgaaaagttgactttttagagatacgtggttctcacTGGACAGCAAcgctacaaacatatgatgagCTTATAGAATTtcatgcattgctgtagattaaactacccaaccaTATATAAAGGAGATAAAATGATCACAAGTTTGAATATCTACAAGTGCAACATAcacattactgtaatgcagGAGTAATATTAATCCAAAAACATAAtgcataatactaaaatagggACAATTTTACTGCAGAATGAGTACCTTTACTTTTCatattttaagtaaatgttgctgataatacttacctacttttactaaagtaaagtagaatGTAAGACAGTGGTATTGATACTTTACTTTAGTAAAGGATCTATATAGCCATTTCTTCCATCAGTTGTATGCTTACATATTCCTGAATTAATGCATTTACTTACCTGCAGTCCTGGCTGGTGGGTATTAATGCGGTTTACAAAGTTCATCCCTGTCACAAAGTCCTTGGCCACATGCCAGGGTCTGTTGATGCCCACTGTCAAAGTGTACACTATGTCCATGAACTACACGGAAGGTGGAGGGAAAGTCTCTGCATtgatacaaaataataataataaataataataagatacTGATGCAATCACACCGCCTATGGACAGCGCTCACACACAAACCTGTGGGAGCTGCCATGTAAATGGGTACATATGTGTGCCAGGCTGCAATGTTTCTGTCCCACCAGAAGCTGCAAGGGAAAAGACAAACTGATTGACAGTGACTGATTGTTTGCAATGTTGTCGTCCATCTAAAGCGCCTCTGCGAGCGCATACCACGGTTTTCTTGCACAATGGCGCTTTTGAAGTTAAAGAAGTCTAGTTTCGCCGAGTGCAAAAATCTTCTTACCACTGTATGAGACTATACAAGTCTATACAAGCAATTCACTGTTCAGTTTAATACCAGATTtgcatttaatatttttatttatttatatttttattttaattatattgatCATTTCATGACAAACTGGTAAATTTGGTATTTTCTACATGAGTAGGTAACAACTTGACAGAGACTGAAGACAGTAAACGTTTCAACTACACTGTATAATATGTGGGATATGTTCTACGGGGTATTCATCTGATGACATCCATGAACATGATTTGTTTTTATCCTTCTATTCTTCGtctgggcaaaaaaaaatttttaataaagaataattttataataataaagaataatGTGCTGGTCCGAGGGTAGTGCATAGTATGTTTCTAAATTTTAAAAACTCTGGTAGATTTGGTATAGGCTATCACAAAACATATGtgaatgggatttttttttacctggtagacatttatttttattttattttaacctatCCTGCCCCGCAGCCTGGTATACAGTATGGGGAGCTGAATACCTTGTTGTgccaaacatattttactttaaCAAGAGAGTTTTAATATACTCCTTtgtctgttttattatttatttagttatgtTATGATTTGTCACCGGGACGGCCAGGGGGACAGAAATGGGGATGGGGGCTacaaacaccacacaaacacacaccacagagaagGGACCATACCTGCAAGGGGGGGTGGGGACAAGAGAAAACAACAGAGGGAGACAACAATTGCACAAAGCAACGAAACTTGCAAAAGAACGGGGAGGGGGATTTAGGGCGGATAAACAGCTGATATACAGTAAGAAAACAACTGAGGGAAAATGAAAGGAACAGTCAAgcaaaagaaataaacactgCACATGAGAACTACAATGAGAactacaataataacaatacatttaaataaataacttcaTGAAAAGCATAAGCAGTAGTTCTACCTGTTGATAACCATGGACAACCtaaatttgtttgtgtgtatgtgggtgagtgtgtgtgtctatgtgtgggtgaatgtgtgtgtggcagggGAAAACAGCAGCTGTTGTGTCTTGGAGTTGCtatgtaacaacaacaaaaaagtccaATGATTTACTGCGACGAAGATGAGACACAGCAACATCTCTTAAAGGACTGTTACAGAGCAAAAGAAGTCTGGGACAAGTTAAAAGTGTATGGGGTCAATTTTGATCTTTCATATAAATCTGTAATGTATTGTATTATTGATGAGACTCTACCAGAGAAACACAAGGAACTGATACAAATAATCATATGTATTGTATGCTTTAAATTGTGGAAAACACGAAGCTGTATGATTATTCAACAGCGATGACGTGTGCAAACAAGTGCTCACTGAGCTGAGGAGAAGAAGATCTCTAGACAAAAAACAGCTTCTTCCTTGGAACACTTTGACCCTGTGAATTACAGCACTTTACGAAAGActctttcactttcactttaaTAGCCCATCTTTGCACTGGTACATCTCATTAATTAAgcttgttattattattaattatgtttgctttgtttttttgtattgtttttctgATATGCTATGTAGCCTACTGTTCATAAATtgaattttgtttaaaaaaacagcagtagCCCCACCCCTGTCAAAGAGGGCCCCGGGCATAAGGCCAGGTTCCTGAATGGCCCCAGCATTCAGCCCCGTCCCCCGCCCCCCTAGGCAAGAGGACGCGCAGACCCGCCCCAGACCCAGAGATCCAAGGCCCCAAACCACAGGCCCCCGCCCCCACCCGAGGCAGCCCAGCAGACGCACCCAGCCCCTAGGACACACCCACGGACTGCACGGGGCCCAGAGCAGCAAGGCCGCAAACACCCACCCTGACTAAGTGATAGAGTTGATCAAGGGGGACCAGAGAGActggaaatttgttttgttggaAAGCAGACATTCTCTCCATGCTAATGCAGTCTATAACGAAATTCCTGTATTGGGTGATAGTTAAATTCTTTTTTGCCTTCCAGTTCATGAGGATAGTTTTCTTGGCCCGGTAGACATTTCTAAATCACGATAATGATCATTGTGAGAATATTGtagaacattttgttttatcaTCAAATTTGTTCAAGACTTTGGCAGCACATTTCCATATTTCAAAAGTAATGCCGTTTTACACACATGGCTTCATGGCTTTAAATGATCATAATCAAAATTTAGGTCTTGGAAATG
It encodes the following:
- the LOC120561237 gene encoding arrestin domain-containing protein 3-like isoform X2, whose amino-acid sequence is MSDRVKSFSVGYNPINHSDIFTSGDCITGHITLELSKDCKIDSLSVKLKGKAQVKWTETHGRTIVMYSNKEKYFSIKQVIIQEGQGNNVVGQGSHVYPYNFQIPAEDLPSSFKGSYGKIQYTLEANLSRSMRVDTKAKTPQHSITNKKMKLFTSGTVGMDVNIARTGYYQGEGIKVVTSIQNRSSRDIKPKYCLYLKCSYFAKRKRKVETKDILKEVGDAIPPSAGQTVTRIITIPPTTCASILNCNIIKAEYRLRVYLDVKYASDPEIKFPIVILPALQGPDDGEHLPAYPTFSHFA
- the LOC120561237 gene encoding arrestin domain-containing protein 3-like isoform X1 encodes the protein MSDRVKSFSVGYNPINHSDIFTSGDCITGHITLELSKDCKIDSLSVKLKGKAQVKWTETHGRTIVMYSNKEKYFSIKQVIIQEGQGNNVVGQGSHVYPYNFQIPAEDLPSSFKGSYGKIQYTLEANLSRSMRVDTKAKVKFTLLCKGNLNSDPLLMTPQHSITNKKMKLFTSGTVGMDVNIARTGYYQGEGIKVVTSIQNRSSRDIKPKYCLYLKCSYFAKRKRKVETKDILKEVGDAIPPSAGQTVTRIITIPPTTCASILNCNIIKAEYRLRVYLDVKYASDPEIKFPIVILPALQGPDDGEHLPAYPTFSHFA